One genomic region from Lates calcarifer isolate ASB-BC8 linkage group LG10, TLL_Latcal_v3, whole genome shotgun sequence encodes:
- the LOC108875150 gene encoding uncharacterized protein LOC108875150: protein MFGACCLRKPRHGVPTGQQHYTERGYNNSFVNRTLWGYEQRNLEDEMWYIIDFNHTEVEDLKENPKRADCPKDPNFTYTCDYLTLTQCQALVNDEAGETQTVSFSPGVKCSEVRCGGGCGCFSPRRLWRNGEKFRKGCEECICTGSGRVDCVCTHLTQRKEIRDLTLREMRLYQRAIRKLYTRSAAWKGFALLRTEFSPQAGNQAFFLPWHRYFLRLVERELQSMSSCKLAIPYFEWTVDSGSMKSSAAWQAGLFGGDGEPGSDCIPHHPFQGVTSHFHWSPCLRRSFNSSVWLPNAVNLQRTVNQGDFLLFSQSLQTFSGLFRLWVGGHMASPLAAYDPLYLSHMAFMDKLWAQWQEKHQHASSRDNHAQSISLYPARQKHVKMEPFGVTPDDVISSQWQMCVVYVPITIGAPCNMTLLQKHLQGSPKYQRIHFAKSHYSDFVSGGFDTSGFDQHGYDRDGYDQSGWDRWGYGKDGFNRDFIDRDGYDIAGFNRYGFNRFNVTWFGMHRDGVFQSKKKKDRHQEEDNDEKIQRDKIISELFSDKGYSIYGFDPFGLDRGGFDAFGFRTDGYDKDNCNWFFNGPHYMRFYFHTQQQLMSSSDGALNRITRTCPPITSLPTHWPTWDWMTFEPNKNSAVDGKPEEDWVGQNKLETYDTVMTANQNESDIWLPITPDQRFCFKLHWFSGCPLGSAPITCPDLCHQAHCHGHPEAICHMHNCGSCFTEWRDPATGNHVICHGW, encoded by the exons ATGTTTGGAGCGTGCTGCCTCCGCAAACCGAGACATGGTGTTCCCACAGGCCAGCAGCATTACACTGAACGTGGATACAACAACTCCTTTGTGAACAGGACTCTTTGGGGATACGAGCAGCGCAATTTAGAGGATGAAATGTGGTACATCATAGACTTCAACCATACTGAAGTGGAAGATCTGAAAGAAAACCCTAAAAGGGCTGACTGCCCCAAGGATCCAAATTTCACTTATACCTGTGATTACCTCACATTAACACAGTGCCAAGCTCTGGTGAATGACGAAGCTggagagacacaaacagtgagcttCTCTCCTGGAGTGAAGTGCTCTGAGGTGCGATGTGGTGGAGGTTGTGGATGCTTCTCTCCACGCAGGCTCTGGAGAAATGGTGAAAAGTTCAGAAAAGGCTGTGAGGAATGCATTTGCACAGGGAGTGGCAGAgttgactgtgtgtgcacacacctgACCCAGCGTAAAGAGATCAGAGACCTCACACTGAGAGAGATGAGGCTGTACCAACGGGCCATAAGGAAACTCTACACCAGGTCAG CTGCGTGGAAGGGCTTTGCACTACTGAGAACTGAGTTCTCCCCTCAGGCTGGTAATCAGGCCTTCTTCCTCCCCTGGCACCGCTATTTTCTGCGATTAGTGGAGCGCGAGCTGCAGTCAATGTCATCATGCAAATTGGCAATTCCATATTTTGAATGGACGGTGGACTCTGGGTCAATGAAGTCCTCTGCTGCCTGGCAGGCTGGATTGTTTGGAGGAGATGGTGAGCCTGGCTCAGACTGCATCCCACATCACCCTTTCCAGGGTGTGACATCCCACTTCCACTGGTCTCCTTGTCTCAGACGAAGTTTCAACTCCTCG GTGTGGCTGCCAAATGCAGTGAACCTTCAGAGGACTGTAAACCAGGGAGACTTCCTGTTGTTCTCCCAGTCTCTGCAAACCTTTTCTGGCCTCTTTAGACTTTGGGTAGGGGGTCACATGGCTTCACCTCTGGCTGCTTATGACCCTTTATATTTGTCACACATGGCATTCATGGACAAGCTGTGGGCACAGTGGCAAGAGAAACATCAACATGCATCTTCTAGAGACAATCATGCTCAGAGCATCAGTCTCTATCCTGCCAGACAGAAGCATGTGAAGATGGAACCTTTTGGCGTCACCCCAGATGATGTGATTTCTTCCCAGTGGCAgatgtgtgtggtgtatgtgCCGATAACCATCGGTGCACCTTGTAATATGACATTATTACAAAAACACCTACAAGGAAGTCCAAAATATCAGAGGATTCATTTTGCCAAGTCACACTATAGTGACTTTGTTAGTGGAGGTTTTGACACCAGTGGTTTCGACCAGCATGGATACGATCGTGATGGCTATGACCAAAGTGGTTGGGACAGGTGGGGCTATGGCAAAGATGGTTTTAATCGGGATTTCATTGATAGAGATGGATATGACATAGCGGGTTTCAACCGCTATGGGTTCAACCGTTTCAATGTCACCTGGTTTGGTATGCATAGAGATGGGGTGTTtcagagcaaaaaaaagaaagaccgCCATCAAGAGGAGGACAATGATGAAAAGATACAAAGAGACAAGATAATATCTGAGCTCTTTAGTGACAAAGGTTACAGTATCTATGGGTTTGATCCATTTGGCTTGGATCGTGGTGGGTTTGATGCATTTGGCTTTCGAACAGATGGTTATGACAAGGACAATTGCAACTGGTTCTTCAATGGACCACACTATATGCGCTTCTACTTCcacacacagcaacagttaATGTCATCCAGTGACGGAGCTCTAAACCGCATCACCCGTACCTGCCCTCCCATCACCTCCCTTCCCACACACTGGCCCACATGGGACTGGATGACTTTTGagccaaacaaaaacagtgctgTGGATGGTAAACCTGAGGAGGACTGGGTGGGACAAAATAAGTTGGAAACTTATGATACTGTTATGACAGCCAATCAAAATGAGAGCGACATATGGCTTCCAATCACACCTGATCAAAG GTTTTGTTTCAAGCTCCACTGGTTCAGCGGCTGTCCCCTTGGCTCTGCTCCTATCACCTGCCCTGACCTCTGCCATCAGGCCCATTGCCATGGTCACCCAGAGGCCATCTGCCATATGCACAATTGTGGTTCATGTTTCACAGAGTGGCGGGATCCAGCAACTGGAAACCATGTAATATGCCATGGCTGGTAA
- the LOC108875146 gene encoding LOW QUALITY PROTEIN: cadherin-related family member 5 (The sequence of the model RefSeq protein was modified relative to this genomic sequence to represent the inferred CDS: deleted 2 bases in 2 codons) — protein MALTELKWTMCQAKDLVCSLVVLLCLHTATGMSGWGGCLDGQDVFATVRENSLSGEVVAELMADTTIEGIHWGLDGKDADWFFLDERHIRLNTSADKVLDREAQGPLLMAELSCYEEDIFQSVYRIVVEILNENDNSPMFSENTAQSLVISELTPVNTVVFTVQATDADNDKIIYSIDQTSPDAEYFRFDLPNSGEVILSKPLDYETKTVLTVTIHASEMSTAERFNTSTNITITVLDGDDQYPQFLPCTLLFQDEISRICTSPVYTVNVTEGEEDIVLDFSPGPIHAVDGDTGLSSPLSYAILSGDDDGYFLMDRETAEVKLIQGVRDRLTTPLLHLQVMAYQDDDPRKYSVATVLVRVLAVNHFYPEFDMAEYHGFVTAGKSPASLVNTYGSKALMLHVQDQDFNNSFNPMIHFTFSPTSNYTDIYQLTQEGLLIAKTNQLKPKQKHILEVTATDLESGDATFTTVVIEVLSEGQSIPQSPLGDDRLTGCTVGKALFLSMVFMTLLGCILSMVMWLKKKHKGKRDPLQRGCVAQGKHPNVSLRWFQLVSHRSAMPHMDEVPFNNEEYGTCNPSFSFLDNPGIYTHQDLPSCRGPVPPRATAAPDTSFIPTESVCSPVILNNNVSMSTKSSSSSPTFHPATVDVNPTHMASDAAPSKENLDLPLATSLDPIEVLPNTSPSPATPDAPCTPPYTCPNSQTIQTTTDDDPADPVTSPSSQASIPCSNTRIASAEIDKPFRKSRVKTPPYSPLLSSALPKQMSTPPSTPEHAPLKAKLVHIDTSPLDTPPVTPARTTETLSTEEDQPSTSLDHTDQSEHPGADADSPFQERRPSANSGNSQDGRRAGDEEDDGFLGDEDADKNSEGEGELEPDEEELLRVIARCNPIFLTFSK, from the exons ATGGCcctcactgaactgaaatggaCTATGTGTCAGGCCAAGGATCTAGTCTGCTCACTGGTGGTCCTCCTGTGTCTGCACACAGCCACAG GAATGTCAGGGTGGGGTGGATGTTTGGACGGTCAGGATGTATTTGCAACAGTCAGAGAAAACAGCCTCTCGGGAGAAGTTGTCGCTGAGCTTATGGCTGACACCACAATTGAGGGCATACACTGGGGCCTGGATGGAAAGGATGCTGATTGGTTCTTCTTGGATGAAAGACACATCCGGCTGAACACATCAGCTGACAAGGTCCTCGACCGAGAG GCACAGGGTCCCCTCCTCATGGCGGAGTTGTCATGTTATGAGGAGGACATATTTCAG agtgTGTACAGGATTGTGGTGGAGATTCTTAATGAGAATGATAACTCACCCATGTTTTCAGAAAACACTGCTCAGTCTCTTGTTATTAGTGAG CTTACTCCAGTGAATACTGTGGTCTTTACTGTCCAGGCCACAGATGCAGATAACGACAAGATCATTTACTCTATTGACCAGACATCA CCTGATGCAGAGTACTTCAGGTTTGATCTCCCGAACAGTGGAGAGGTGATCCTATCCAAGCCTCTAGACTATGAGACCAAAACTGTGCTCACTGTCACCATCCATGCCTCG GAAATGAGCACTGCTGAGCGTTTCAACACCAGCACCAACATCACTATCACCGTTTTGGATGGGGATGACCAGTACCCACAGTTCCTGCCCTGCACGCTGCTCTTCCAAGACGAGATCAGTCGCATCTGCACCAGCCCCGTGTACACGGTCAATGtcacagagggagaagag GACATTGTGCTGGACTTCTCTCCTGGTCCCATTCATGCAGTGGATGGAGACACAGGACTCAGCTCTCCACTCAGTTATGCCATTCTCTCAG GGGATGATGATGGCTATTtcctgatggacagagagacagcgGAGGTGAAACTGATTCAGGGAGTGAGAGACAGACTCACAACTCCATTGCTGCATCTTCAGGTCATG GCATACCAGGATGATGACCCCAGGAAGTACTCTGTTGCTACAGTCTTGGTCCGAGTCCTGGCAGTGAACCATTTTTATCCAGAGTTTGACATGGCTGAATATCATGGTTTTGTAACTGCTGGAAAGAGCCCTGCCTCTCTGGTCAATACCTATGGCAGCAAAGCACTGATGCTACATGTACAAGACCAGGACTTTAACAAT AGTTTCAACCCAATGATCCACTTCACCTTCAGTCCTACATCCAATTACACAGACATCTACCAACTCACACAGGAGGGTCTTCTGATCGCCAAAACCAATCAACTCAAACCgaagcagaaacacattctAGAG GTAACAGCTACAGACCTGGAGTCAGGTGATGCCACCTTTACTACTGTAGTGATCGAGGTGTTGTCTGAAGGACAGTCAA TCCCTCAAAGTCCACTGGGAGATGACCGCCTGACAGGCTGTACTGTGGGCAAAGCGTTGTTTCTCAGCATGGTATTTATGACTCTGCTGGGATGTATCTTGTCTATGGTGATGTggctgaagaaaaaacacaagggaAAGCGCGACCCACTGCAGAGAGGTTGTGTGGCCCAGGGCAAACACCCCAACGTG AGCTTACGGTGGTTCCAACTG GTGAGTCACCGCAGTGCCATGCCGCACATGGATGAAGTACCCTTTAACAATGAAGAATATGGAACCTGTAATCCTTCCTTCAGCTTCCTTGACAACCCCGGTATCTACACTCACCAAGACCTCCCCTCCTGCCGAGGACCTGTCCCACCCAGAGCGACCGCTGCACCTGACACCAGTTTCATCCCGACTGAAAGTGTGTGCAGCCCTGTTATCCTCAATAACAATGTTTCTATGTCAACCAAAAGCTCCTCTAGTTCACCCACCTTTCACCCAGCCACTGTGGATGTGAACCCCACACACATGGCTTCAGATGCTGCGCCATCCAAAGAAAACCTTGACTTACCACTTGCTACATCCCTGGACCCTATTGAGGTACTACCTAACACCAGTCCTAGCCCTGCAACCCCTGATGCCCCTTGCACCCCTCCTTACACCTGTCCCAATTCACAAACTATC CAAACAACCACTGATGATGACCCTGCTGACCCCGTCACAAGCCCCTCCTCACAGGCTAGCATTCCCTGCAGCAACACCCGAATTGCTTCAGCAGAAATAGACAAACCCTTCCGCAAATCTCGTGTGAAAACACCCCCATATTCACCTTTATTGTCCTCAGCCCTCCCCAAGCAGATGAGCACACCCCCATCCACCCCAGAGCACGCACCTTTAAAAGCCAAGCTGGTACATATAGATACGTCACCCCTTGACACACCTCCAGTGACACCAGCGCGAACAACTGAGACTCTAAGCACAGAAGAAGACCAACCCTCCACATCACTGGACCATACAGACCAATCAGAACACCCAGGCGCAGATGCTGATAGTCCATTTCAGGAGAGAAGG CCTTCTGCAAACTCAGGAAACAGCCAGGACGGCCGCAGGGCGGGGGATGAGGAAGACGATGGTTTTCTGGGAGATGAAGATGCAGACAAGAACagtgagggtgagggtgagtTAGAGCCAGATGAAGAAGAGCTACTGAGAGTGATTGCTCGTTGTAATCccatttttcttacatttagTAAGTGA